ATTCCGAGGGAATCGGTTTTGGGTTCGCTCTGGCTCGGTTGATTGGAATCCACGCGGTAACCGGCCGTTCACGGTTCGCGCCACCTCCTGATGGCATCCATAGAAAACGATGGCAGAACTGAGTCGCACGATGGATTCCGGGGCTACACCGCGTGTCGATCCAAAGATGAAATCCATCGCTGTCGTCGAGTCGTGAATCACGGCACCATGGCAATTGTCGTTTGCCGGTCACGCTGACGTGAATTCCAATTCCCGATGCATTCCATGCCATGCGAACATCGGCAAAGACCTTGCGACCACTTAACGCCCCGAACGAGGGCAGTCGACAACGTTCGTCGAGGGACAAGCCTTTGCTTGTCCATTTCAATTCATCATGGCAAAGCGTTACCTCGAATCGGAACAGGAACGACGGATCGATTAGCGATTGGGGTTGCGTTTCGGCCAGCGGTTCGGTTCCTTCGTTTAGGCAGCGTGCATTCGCCAGATAACGGATAGCTGGGCAACCAAAATCGTGCCCACCTTTTATGAAACTATCGCCTTCGGTGGCCAAACAAAAGGGGATTGAACGACGGAAAGGGGTCGGCATCCGTAGGTCTCGTCCTCGCAGTACGGCCTGGTTTGAGGGGACCCGATACAAATGCTCGAAAATAGACTACATTTATGGCGTATGTTTTTGACTCGAATCAAGGATTTCTTCTTGAAATTTCTACTCGCGCCCGCTTTAGGGTTGGCCATCGGATGCTCGCTCGTCGTGACGGTCGTTCTTTCACCGGCTGCTAGGGCGGGTGTCGTCCCCGAGAATGTGATGGTCGTCGTAAACGCCGACTCGGTTCCTTCTCGTACTCTGGCCAACCACTACTGCGAACTTCGCGATATTCCCACCAATAACGTCATTCTGCTCGACGACGTCCCCAAGGGTTTGACAATTGAATTGTTAGACTTCAAGGAACGGATCTTGATGCCCAT
This window of the Novipirellula artificiosorum genome carries:
- a CDS encoding DOMON domain-containing protein, coding for MPTPFRRSIPFCLATEGDSFIKGGHDFGCPAIRYLANARCLNEGTEPLAETQPQSLIDPSFLFRFEVTLCHDELKWTSKGLSLDERCRLPSFGALSGRKVFADVRMAWNASGIGIHVSVTGKRQLPWCRDSRLDDSDGFHLWIDTRCSPGIHRATQFCHRFLWMPSGGGANRERPVTAWIPINRARANPKPIPSESLKIAAYPRHDGYLLSGFIPSESLTGYDPIDQPRVGLYYAVVDRELGWQTLALGPEYPVTEDPSMWGEARLDSESR